The Cervus elaphus chromosome 32, mCerEla1.1, whole genome shotgun sequence genome window below encodes:
- the GOT1L1 gene encoding putative aspartate aminotransferase, cytoplasmic 2: MPTLSVFTDVPMAQKLEGSLLKTYKQDDDPNKMFLAYKVCMTSEGRPWVSSVVRKTRMQIAQDPSLNYEYTPVMGMKSFIQASLNLLFGKNSQVIVENRAGGVQTVGDSGAFQLGAQFLKSWCQNSQIVYIVSSQKEPHGLIFQDMGFTVYEHTFWDSAHLCLDPNMLLDVVERAPHGCVFVIGSIGNCRLTSSQWTQLMTLMKGKEIFPFFDIPYQGLSTGDLEEDAIFLHYFVSQGFEFFCSQSLSKNFGIYDEGVGTLVVVALNNQLLLRVLSQLTNFARALWLNPPTTGARIITSVLCNPAMQGEWRQSLEGVVENIMMTKEKVKEKLRLLGTPGSWDHITEQKGSHSYLGLNSQQVEYLISKKHIYIPKNGRINFTCINSYNIDYITASINEAVCFTKDSEK; this comes from the exons ATGCCTACTCTGTCTGTGTTCACAGATGTGCCCATGGCCCAGAAGCTAGAGGGCAGCTTGCTCAAGACCTACAAGCAAGATGACGACCCGAACAAGATGTTCCTGGCCTATAAAG TCTGCATGACCAGCGAAGGCAGACCCTGGGTGTCCTCCGTGGTGCGCAAGACTCGAATGCAGATTGCCCAAGATCCCTCCCTGAACTATGAGTACACGCCGGTGATGGGCATGAAATCAttcatccaggcttccctgaaccTCCTCTTTGGAAAGAACAGCCAAGTCATTGTGGAGAACAGG GCAGGGGGTGTGCAAACCGTGGGGGACAGCGGCGCTTTCCAACTCGGGGCTCAGTTCCTCAAAAGTTGGTGTCAGAATTCTCAGATAGTTTACATCGTTTCTTCTCAAAAAG AACCGCATGGACTCATCTTCCAGGACATGGGCTTTACAGTTTATGAGCACACCTTCTGGGACTCCGCACATCTGTGCTTGGACCCCAACATGCTCCTCGATGTGGTGGAG CGTGCCCCGCACGGCTGCGTCTTTGTGATCGGGAGTATCGGCAACTGTAGGCTGACCTCGAGTCAGTGGACACAGTTGATGACCCTGATGAAG GGCAAGgagatatttccattttttgacATTCCCTATCAAGGCTTATCCACCGGTGACCTGGAGGAAGATGCTATATTCTTACACTACTTTGTGTCTCAAGGCTTTGAGTTCTTCTGCAGCCAGTCTCTATCCAAGAATTTTGGCATTTATG ACGAAGGAGTGGGTACCCTCGTGGTGGTGGCGCTCAACAACCAGCTCCTGCTGCGCGTCCTCTCCCAGCTGACGAACTTCGCGCGGGCCCTGTGGCTAAACCCTCCCACCACGGGCGCTCGCATCATCACCTCCGTCCTCTGTAACCCTGCTATGCAGGGAGAATG GCGACAGAGCCTGGAAGGGGTTGTAGAGAACATCATGATGACCAAGGAAAAGGTGAAGGAGAAGCTCCGGCTTCTGGGAACCCCTGGCTCCTGGGATCACATCACTGAGCAGAAAGGGTCCCATAGCTATCTTGGACTCAACT CCCAACAGGTGGAATACCTGATCAGTAAAAAGCATATCTATATCCCCAAGAATGGTCGGATCAACTTCACCTGTATCAATTCCTACAACATAGATTACATCACTGCGAGCATCAATGAGGCTGTCTGCTTCACAAAGGACTCAGAGAAATAG